A DNA window from Maribellus comscasis contains the following coding sequences:
- a CDS encoding SUMF1/EgtB/PvdO family nonheme iron enzyme: MRRKYYLIFIAGGLTFILLLTASKKVVHYTSTNESCASCHVHPHADASWKLSIHHNTPSGVSINCVDCHLPPEDQTVRFLTRKAYHGIHDLYVYMTKDVDEINWEDKRTLEAARRFVYEDGCKKCHTNLFPSTLNALGSESHLKYLRDPESTSCLKCHPGVGHYRGETSLTIVEDRIAKNKEIYQHSTKINEFSDFVEKIPETSVSFKMVAVPGGQFNMGSPANEAYRQPTEGPVREVEVDSFWMAEVEVTWDEYLAFFNATSSQGRKEAELETNQDVDGITGATPPWGAPDQGWGKGSRPAITMSFHAAETYCRWLSSVTGKEYRLPTEAEWEFAARGGTHGAYFFEGAPKDYESDGFFKKIFGVDTTVINSYVIYQENSPYKTQQPDKVKANPFGLKNMLGNVAEFCLDYYDPQVYGKYPQGIVKNPRGPRSGQEHVVRGGSYNNSAKDVRVARRDFTKTKEWLVTDPQIPKSIWWYSDSKNVGFRVVCEYDPNDFQ, translated from the coding sequence GTGAGGCGAAAGTATTATTTGATTTTTATCGCGGGAGGATTAACTTTTATATTGTTGCTAACTGCATCAAAAAAAGTAGTTCATTATACATCAACGAACGAATCGTGCGCATCTTGTCATGTTCATCCGCATGCAGATGCAAGTTGGAAACTTTCAATACATCACAACACACCCAGTGGAGTGTCGATAAATTGTGTTGATTGCCATTTGCCACCAGAGGATCAGACGGTTCGGTTTCTGACACGCAAAGCATATCATGGAATTCACGATTTGTATGTTTATATGACAAAGGATGTGGATGAAATTAACTGGGAGGATAAAAGAACGCTGGAAGCTGCAAGAAGATTTGTTTACGAAGACGGATGTAAAAAGTGCCATACAAATTTATTTCCGTCGACATTAAACGCATTGGGAAGCGAATCGCATTTAAAATATCTGCGGGACCCGGAATCAACTTCCTGTTTAAAGTGCCACCCGGGAGTCGGGCATTACAGAGGAGAAACCAGTTTAACAATCGTAGAAGACAGAATCGCAAAGAATAAAGAAATTTACCAACATTCAACTAAAATAAATGAGTTCTCTGACTTTGTAGAAAAAATTCCTGAAACTTCGGTTTCTTTCAAAATGGTTGCCGTTCCGGGCGGACAATTTAATATGGGAAGCCCGGCAAATGAAGCTTACCGTCAACCAACTGAAGGACCTGTTCGTGAAGTAGAAGTTGACAGTTTTTGGATGGCTGAAGTGGAGGTTACCTGGGACGAATATCTGGCATTTTTTAATGCAACCAGTTCCCAGGGAAGAAAAGAAGCAGAGTTGGAAACAAATCAAGATGTAGATGGAATTACCGGCGCGACACCTCCTTGGGGCGCACCCGATCAAGGGTGGGGAAAAGGAAGTCGCCCGGCGATTACCATGAGTTTTCACGCAGCGGAAACCTATTGCAGGTGGTTGAGCAGTGTAACAGGTAAAGAATACCGTCTGCCCACAGAAGCTGAATGGGAATTTGCTGCCAGGGGAGGAACTCATGGAGCCTATTTCTTTGAAGGAGCACCTAAAGATTACGAATCCGATGGATTTTTTAAGAAAATATTTGGTGTTGATACTACCGTGATTAATTCGTATGTTATATACCAGGAGAATAGTCCGTATAAAACGCAACAACCGGATAAAGTAAAAGCAAATCCGTTTGGTTTAAAGAATATGCTGGGCAATGTTGCTGAATTTTGTCTGGATTACTATGATCCTCAGGTTTATGGGAAATATCCTCAGGGGATAGTCAAAAATCCGCGTGGTCCAAGAAGTGGACAGGAACATGTTGTTCGGGGCGGTTCTTATAATAATTCAGCAAAGGATGTACGTGTGGCACGTCGTGATTTTACAAAAACCAAAGAGTGGTTGGTGACCGACCCGCAAATACCCAAAAGTATTTGGTGGTATTCAGACAGTAAGAATGTAGGTTTCCGTGTTGTATGTGAATACGACCCGAATGATTTTCAATAA